GTGCCTTGACCGCCAGGCCGAAGGCGAAGAACGCGAAGTAGCCGAAGAACCACGCGACCAGCACCGCGAGGAAGACCAGCAGCGACAATGCAGAACCATCGGAACGTACCCACGCGACCAGCCCGGCGATCAGCCCCAGGACGGCAGGGCTGATGAGCATCGCCCACGCGCCGTGCTGGTTGGGCACCCACGGGGAGATTCCTCTTCTGCGACGCGCCTTCCCTGCCGGGGCCTTCTGCTTCGTTGGAATCTTCGTCGGGTTCGCCATGCGCACAACCCTACATCAATCGAAAGTTGGATACAGACCCTCAACTTTCCACGGACACCGTTCCATCAGGGGCCACCGAGACCTCCGCCGCCCAGGCCGCGGCCAGGTTGAGTCGTTGCCAGGATCCGGCGGGGCCGGGGTGGTCAAGCGCGTGGCCGGAGCGCAGCGCGGTCTGGCGCAGGACCTCCGCACGCTGCCCATACGTCAGCCCCGGGTGGTGCGAGAGCAGGAGGTCAGGGGCGGCCGGCGGGACGATCATCGGAACGCCGGCCTCCCCCACCGGCGGCAGCCCGAATGTCATGTACCCCGTGTACTGCTCCACCGCCGCCTCCGCGCTCTGCGCAGGGACGAGCTCCGCGACGGGTCGCCCCGTGCGCCACTCCAGCTCGGCGCGCAGCTCCGCGGCGGCCTGCTGCAGGGCGTCGCGCATCTTGGGATCATTCCACCGGTCGGCGGCCGCGGCTGTGCCCGTCATGCGTCCTCCGACCACGTCGAGCGGGAAGTGCACGCCCATGACCACGCGGTGGTAGCCGGAGTCGGCGCCCCGCGCGAGGATCTGGGGTCCGAGCTCCGGAAGCATGAGACCCAGCAGGGTGGACACCCACACCGCCTGATTGGCGTGCCCGGAGGGGAAGGACCGGCTCTCCCCCGCCGCCTCGTAAAACTGGTACCCCGGAAGGTCATGACGCACCACCGACCCCGGCGCGACCTCGAAAGGACGCGGGTAGCCGTGGAGCATCTTGTCGAAGACCAGGGAGCTGGCCAGGCCCCCGGCGCGGGCGGAGTAGCCATTGCCCAGCAGAAACTCGGTCTTGGGCAGGCGGTTCTCGGCGAGCGCCTCGCGCATGGCCCCGCCGAGCTCATCGCCGAGGGCGTCGGAGAACGCGAACAGAAGGCCCTCCGAATCGGCCGCCGAATCCTGCTGCGCCCGAGCAATCAACTCCGGGGTGGCGGAATTGTTCGCTGCGAGGGTGAACTCGAGGTTGCGTGCCATCAGCTCCTCGTTGCCACGCAGCGAAGCGAACTGTGATGTCACGTCGTAGTAGGTGATCAGCCCATGGGAGGAGACATCCGAGACGTAGCCGACCAGGTAGTCGGGGGTGAACGGCACAGGCAGCGGGGCCCCGTCATGGAGCACGGGGGCACTACCAAGCGAGGACCCTGCCACCTGCAGCTGCGGCACCCCGAACGGCCCCGCGTCGGCAGCAGGGGCATCAGGCAGAACCAGGGCGGCGACCAGCGCCGGCACCCAGAGACGGGATGTTTTCACGTGCTCAAGATACCGCTCAGGTGGCGTCCGGACCGGCCGGCCCACCCACCGACCCGTACCAGCGGGCGGCCTCCCCGGCGACGTCGATGTCCCCGAGGTGGGCGTAGATGAGGGCGGTGAGCGCGAGGGTGGCTGAGGCCCGTCCGGTCAGACGTCCCGCGAATTCACCGTTCACCGCCACCTCCCTGTTTGAATTCTTGATAGTACGAAACTAACGCATTCCCTGGCCAGTGTCCCGCGAAAGACGGCATTGATTCACCCGGCACGCATAGGCTGGAGGCCATGAGTACGCCGACCCACACCCCGTTGGAGAAGTACGCCCTGTTATCCGACATGCGCACCGCAGCGCTGGTCTCGGAGGAGGGCAGCATCGACTGGTTGTGCGTGCCGCGCTTCGATTCCCAGGCGGTGTTCACCGCCCTGCTCGGCACCAAGGAACACGGACACTGGCTCATCGACGCCCCCGGCGGCCATGTCTCCGTCCGCTGCTACCTCGGTGACTCCTTCGTCCTCGAGACCACGTGGACCACCCCGACGGGCACCGCCACCGTCACGGACTTCATGCCCATCGACACCGACACCCGGCAGTACCAGCACACCGACCTGGTCCGCCTGGTCCGGTGCGTAGAAGGCGAGGTGGACATCCGCACCGTCCTGCGGCTGCGTTTCGACTACGGCCGGGCCACCCCCTTCTACCGCTACCGGGTCTTCGACGCAGAGAACAACATCTCCGAGCTCCTGTCCGTCGCCGGCCCCGACTCGGTCCACCTGCTCGGGCCGTACCTGACCCTCAACGAGGACACCAACTCCCACCTCGGGGAATTCACCCTCCGGGAGGGCGAGCAGCTGGAGTGGGTGCTCAGCTGGTTCCCCTCCCACCTGGAGGTCCCGGCCTCCCCCGACTACTCCAGGGCCCGCGAGATCACCCAGCGCACGTGGGAGAACTGGGCGGCGGGCTCCACCTACAACGGCGACTACCCGAAGGCGGTCCGCCGTTCCCTGCTGGTGCTCAAGGCGCTGACCGACTCGCAGACCGGCGGCATCGTCGCCGCCCCCACCACGTCTTTGCCCGAGGAGTTCGGCGGCGAGCGCAACTGGGACTACCGCTACGTGTGGCTGCGCGACTCCGCCTGGACCATCGAGGTGCTCGTCGAGTCCGGTTTCACCGCCCGCGCCAACAACTGGCGCCACTGGCTCCTGCGCGCCATCGCCGGCGACTCGAAGCAGCTGCGCATCATGTACGGCCTCGGCGGCGAGCGGCACCTGCCCGAGTTCGAGCTCGACCATTTGCCCGGTTATGAAGGTTCCCGCCCGGTGCGCATCGGCAACGGAGCGGCCGAGCAGTACCAGGCCGATGTCGTCGGCGAGGTCATGATCGCGATGGAGACCCTGCGCATCGCGGGTATCGATGACGACGAGTTCTCCTGGGACCTGCAGAAGTCCATCCTCGCCTTTCAGGAGCACATGTTCGACGTCAAGGACCACGGCATCTGGGAGATGCGCAGCGAACCCGCCTACTTCACCCACGGCCGCGCGATGATGTGGGCCGCCTTCGACCGCGGCGTCAAGGCCGTGGAGAACCACGGTCTGGCCGGCCCCGTCGAACGCTGGCGGGAGCTTCGCGACGCCCTGCGCGAGGAGATCCTCACCCACGGCTGGAACGAGGATCTGCAGTCCTTCACCCAGACCTACGGCAGCACGACCGTCGACGCCTCCCTGCTCCAGCTCGCCCAGATCGGCTTTCTCCCCTACACCGACCCCCGCGTGCTCGCCACCGTGCAACGCATCGAGGAAGAGCTTCTCGACGCCCACGGTTTCCTCCACCGCTACCCCGCCGGCACCGGCGTCGACGGCATCGCCGGCCGCGAATACCCCTTCCTCCTGTGCTCCTTCTGGCTCATCGAGCAGTACGCCCACTCCGGACGCCTCGACGAGGCCCGCGCCATGATGGAGAAGGTCCTAGCAGTCTCCTCCGACCTGGGCCTGCTCGCCGAGGAATACTCCCCCGAGCACCAACGACTGGCCGGCAACTTTCCCCAGGCCTTCTCCCACCTGGGCCTGATCCGCGCCGCCGCGGCCATCAGCCACCCGGAGACGACGATCGACCCGGAGGCCTCACGGTAGGCTGACCCCAGTACTTTTGCACGCAACTTCTTTGAGGAGCAGTACCCCACATGATCCAGTTGGTCATCGGAGCCGCCGCAGGCTACGTCCTGGGCACCAGAGCCGGACGCCGCCGATTCGAGCAGATCAAGAAGGGCTACGAAACCGCAGTCAACTCCCCCGCGGCCAAAACCGCGGTCAACGCCACCCGCAAGGCCATCGCCGACCGCCTGGACCCCCAGCCCCGGATGAAGGAAGTGAAGAACCTCAAGCGGGAGGACGGGTCTGAGGTGCTGGAGCCGGATCGGGACTAGATTCAGCAGGGGTTGGTGAGCCAGAACTTGATGAAGCCGCCGATTTCATGGAGTACTTGATCTTTGACTATTTTCTTTTGGATATAGTCCCGGTAAATAACCGTCGCATCCAAATTCGTGCATTGCTCAAACATTGTGCTCACCCTACGGGCGTGCGTTCGATTGGTCACTACAGTTGCAGTGGTCCAACCTTGGGCTTCCGCCAACCTCCCCATTGTCAGGGCTTCCCCGGTCGTTGTGACAGGCTCGGGTCTGAGACACCAAGTGTCGAGGGCGTTCTCAGGCCTGTCGGCCCCTCGGCAATGCGCTGACCCAACCTTATCCTTGGTACCCAGCGGGTTGGAGACGACGTAACTCTGCGAGATTCCTTCCTCGATCAATTGCGCACCCAATTGGTGTCTGCCGTCCGAGTAGCCAGCGATGACCATAACCGCATCGCTGGCACCTAAGGTTCCCTGGGGCGGGAAAAGCAACCAAGCCGGAACCCCGAGCATGACGGACAGCAGCGCGAGGGTCGCGGCTACAATCCGTTTCTGTACCCGTCGCCGCTGCCGGGCAGCTGGCCCTCTTTCCACATACACACGGTTCAGTGTATGCGGTAAACGAGGCAGACCCAGAAGACGACCTACGAATGCCCTAAATTCACATGGTTGTCGCACAACCCAGACGCTTCCGACCTCCGCTGGACTCCCGTGCATCCCGTAACGTACCGATTGGCACAGGGTTGCAGGTTCTCGGTCGATCGGGGGCCCTTGTGGGCTAGGGGATCTGGGGATCGTGTCTCATCATGAGCAAGGAGGTTGGAGTGACCAAGGCGCGAGGCGACAGGGTTTCGGAGCTGAGATACTTCAAATCCGCAGGAGTCTTAATTATTCTTGCCCCTCTATCTGTGGGCGAAAAAACTTAAAACATGCAAAAAGCCCCGACACCGGTATTGTAAAAAAGCGGTTCGTGACACTTTTGTTCAAAAAAGGCTCGACCCAGTCATGAGGATTCGCTATGAAAGCACCCTGTGCAGGAAAGCATCATCAATGCATCGCTATCTCCGTGAGGTCAGCGTTACCGATGGGGAAAATCTTCATGTCTCACTTCCGAGCCATCGATTCTAGGAGACAAATGAGCACACACAGAATCTCAGACGCGCATATAGCGGTAATCGGGCTTGGTTATGTGGGTTTGCCGCTCGCGGCTGCGTTCGGTCAGCATCTTCCTGTGGTCGGCTATGACATCAACGAGTCCAGGATCGAAGAGCTCAAGCGCGGTTGCGATCGGACCCTGGAAGTGTCCGAAGACGAGCTTTCCGGGGCCACCAAGCTCGAGCTCACTGCGGACCCTGAGGAACTCAGGAAGGCGAACGTCTATATCGTGACCACTCCCACGCCGATCGACGAGCACAAGAGTCCGGATCTGGGAGCTATTCGTGCTGCTAGCCGAACCCTCGCGGCAACGTTGTCGCTCGGGGATGTGGTTATCTACGAGTCGACGGTCTACCCCGGTGTCACTGAAGAAGTGTGCGTTCCGTTACTCGAAGAGGTCAGTGGGCTGAAGTACAACAAGGAGTTCTTCGCTGGCTACAGCCCTGAACGCATCAACCCCGGCGACAAGGTTCACCGAGTAACCAACATCGTGAAGGTGACCTCAGGTTCCACCCCGAAAATCGCGGAGTATGTTGATGATCTCTACCGAATTATTGTCTCCGTGGGGACCCATTCGGCACCGAGCATCAAGGTCGCCGAGGCTGCGAAGGTCATTGAGAACACTCAGCGGGATGTCAACATCGCGTTGATGAATGAGCTCGCGGTGATCTTCAACAAGATGGGCATCGACACCCAGGATGTACTTGAGGCAGCGGGAACGAAATGGAATTTCCTTCCCTTCCGACCAGGGCTGGTGGGCGGGCACTGCATTGGTGTTGACCCCTATTACCTGACGTACAAGGCTCAGGCCGTGGGGCACCACCCGGAGATCATTCTGGCGGGTCGTCGTCTCAACGACTCGATGGGCCAGTACATCGCCAGCCAGTTGGTCAAGGCGATGCTGCGCAAAGCCCCGAAGCTAGAGGGCGCTCGGATTCTCGTCATGGGCCTGACCTTCAAGGAGAATACCCCGGATATCCGCAACACCCGTGTGGTAGACGTGGTGCGAGAGCTAGAAGACTACGGGCTCATGGTCGAGGTCTACGATCCGTGGGCCGACCCCGAGGAGGTCACCCGTGAGTACGGGATCACCATGGTTGATGAGCCGGTCTCCGGAGCCTATGACGCGATTGTTGTCGCTGTCGCCCACAATGAGTTCGTCGACATGGGCCCAGAGACGATCCGGTCCTACGGGAAGCCGGTCTGCACTCTCTACGACCTGAAAAATGTGCTCCCCAAGGATGCTGCCCAGCTACGTCTGTAAAGACCACCACAAACTACAAAGAGAGCGCTTAGAATGAAAATTCTTGTAACCGGCGGTGCCGGATTCATCGGTTCGAACCTGGTCAAACAGCTGCAGAAGGACGGGGTGTCCAACGTTGCCGTCATCGACGACTTCTCGACGGGTTTCAGGGAGAACCTTCACGGGCTAGATGTCGAGCTATTCGAGGGGTCGATCCTTGACCGCGACCTCCTGGGCTGTGCGGCCCGAGACACGGATGCGATCGTCCATCTCGCGGCTAGGCCCTCTGTGCCGCGTTCCATTCAGGATCCGCTGGCTTCGCATCATGCCAACGCCACCGGCACGCTGCACGTCCTGGAGGCGGCGAGAGAATCGGGTGCGCATGTGACCCTTGCTTCATCGTCTTCGGTGTACGGAGCCAACCCCACACTCCCAAAATCTGAGCAGTTGCGTCTCATGCCGATCAGTCCCTATGCGGTGAGCAAGTTGGCCACCGAGTCCTATGCCTTGGCTTACCAGGCTGTGTACGGTCTGGAGGTGCTTCCGTTCCGGTTCTTCAACGTCTACGGGCCAGGGCAGGCAGCCGGACATGCGTATGCTGCTGTCGTCCCGGCGTTTCTCGATGCCGCGCTGAATGATCGTGCTCTCCCGATCCATGGTGACGGTCAGCAGACACGGGACTTCACCTTCGTGGAGACTGTCACCGAGACGCTCTCGATAGCCGCCCGGGAAAGGGTTAATCCCGGGGATGCTGTGAATCTGGCTTTCGGCACCCGGAGTTCCCTCCTAGATGTCGTGGCCATTATGGAAGACATCCTCGACAGCCCACTTGAAAGGGATCATCTAGAGTCTCGGGCCGGTGACGTGAAAGATTCCCAGGCCGATAACGCCACGCTGCAGTCACTGTTCCCAAGCGTCAAGCCTGTCGAACTCCACGAGGGCATCACGAAAACCATCGATTGGTTTCGTACTGTGCGATAAATAATGTGAAGTGTCATTGCGTTGTGTGGGACCCGACCCCTGGAAAGTAGACACAGAGGTCGGGTCCGTTAGAGCGTTTTGCGGCGACCACGGGACGGGGCGTGACAGGGGATCATTTCTTCATTATCCGAGGTGGTCACAGAGTTGATGGTGCCAGTGTTTACTTCGGCCACACTGGGCAAGGTGAGCAGCGTTTTTCAGGAACTCCAAGCCTCCCAAATGGCCTCCTAACCGATAAAAAGTGAGCGATCATCTTCAGAGTGCGGAAAGCCCACCAGAACGCCTCAGAATCGAACTCAGGAACGGAGACTATTTGGGTAGTCTTGTGAATTCCCATGGGAAAGCCGCAAACAACCCTTGACAGCTTCCTCTGCGCTACGGAGCGAAACTGCGTAAGCTCTACATCGGTCAACCCAACGACGGCTTCTTAGCCCTAGCCGTCAGCATCGGAAAAGTTGACACTGTCCTGGTAAAACGTTGGAGTGATCCTTGCTAAGTGTAAGAATAATCTGACCGCGATATACCAGTGAAGAATGAAAGAGCATCCCACCTATACGAATGGAAGAATTTGAAAGGAACCACGTTGCGATACACGCGGGAACCAAGTGTCGTGAAATGTCAACACATAATGGTGATATACTGTCGAAGGCTGGTGAGTGAAAATAATTCATTCCGAAACACAATAAACTAGCAAGAGCGTGAAGTTCGCCGCCCTGGGTTGACGGAAAAAAATAATAAAATGAGCTGAAAGATAATAAAGGGGAAACAGGTTGAAGAAAATAGTACTGTTTGACACGTCGTATGGAACCCGAAACATGGGAGACTTCATTATAAATGAATCCATCATGAGGGAAATGGGCTACTTGTTTAATGAAAACTTTGTTATCAGATATGGCACCCATAACCCCCTTCTGCATCATTTTCAAATGATCAAGCCGAATGCTGTAAACAAGACCTGCCGAGAAGCTAATTTTAAATTTCTAGGGGGCACTAATCTCCTAAAACGTAATCTCATGCGTCCAATATTGGACTGGAACGTAGACCTTGTAACAAGCGCTCTGTACAAAGGTTCAGTCGCGCTAGGATGCGGTATTGCGGGAATTGACAACGGGAAGACAAATACGTACACAAAAAGAGCGTATGACCGGGCCCTTTCCAAGAATTACGTCCACTCTGTTCGAGATGAAGCATCTAAGAGATTTCTGGAGAGGCTAGGGTTTGAGGCTTGCAATACGGGGTGCCCTACACTCTGGGGATTTACTGATGGGCTCAATGAATCTATACCGAAAACAAAATCTGAGCACGTCGTATTCACGCTAACAGATTATGCGCCAGACTTGAAGCAGGATCAAAAATTGATTAATATTCTAAATCGCAACTACAAAGAAGTATATTTCTGGGTGCAAGGTAGCGAAGACTTTAAGTATCTGGAGCAATTTTCCGGAATTGAAAATGTCAAGATAATTAACCCAAGCCTCAGTTCATATAAAGAAATCTTGGTCAAAGGCGGAATAGATTATGTAGGAACAAGGTTGCATGCAGGAATTTACGCAATGCAGCACAGTGTTCGAAGTGTTATTCTAGCCGTTGATAATCGGGCGCGCGACATGGACGAATCCCACCACCTAAATGTAATTGAGAGAGAAGATGTTGATTCTCTACCTAGTTTGTTAAACTCATCGATTACTACTAGTATTTTTGTCGATCATGAACTGGTGAACTCTTGGAAAGGGCAGTTCAAATCGCTATGACGGCCAAGAGTGGTCACGCAAAGGCGACTCTCGTTAAAAATACGGTTATTCTTGCCGTGGGTAAATTCTCATCGCAGCTGATTACGTTTCTGATGTTGCCGCTTTATACCGCATTCCTTTCGCCAAGTGAATATGGCATAGTTGATGTGGTTATCACCTATGTAGCGCTTCTCGCTCCGGCAATAACGATCCAAATGGAAATGGCAGTATTTCGCTTCTTAATTGAAGCGCGGGAAAATGAAATTGAGAAGACTCGAATAATTTCAAACTCACTGCAAATAGTTCTAGCTATGTTGCTGCTGTTTTTCCCTGGGGCAATTGTAGTTCAGTCTTTCGTTAATGTACCCTATATTTGGATAATCCTCGGCATTATTGCTATGGCCGTGTTTTCCGGGTTGTGTCTGCAAATCGCCCGAGGCCTGGGGAAGAACTTTAATTACGCTATTGCCAGTATTGTAATCGGCGTAATGACTGCAGTGTCAAACTTTGTTTTGATCGTATATCTTGAAATGGGCGCCTCGGGCCTCTTGTTGTCGATGCTGCTCGCATACTCGGTTTCTACCGTCTATTTAGTACTATCGCTTCGTTTGTATCGATATGTTAGTTTTGGCGTTAGCGATAAGGGGCTCAGAAAGAAACTTCTCAAGTACGCAGCACCGCTTGTGCCTAATAGTATTGCTTGGTGGGTCATCAATGCCGCTGACAGAACAATCATTTTGTTAGTATTAGGGCTAGCTGCGAATGGAATTTATGCTATCGCCAGTAAGTTTCCGCTAATTTACACGGCTGTCTTCGCAGTTTTTGGACTGTCGTGGACGGAGTCTGCGTCTGTACACATTAATGATAAAGATCGCGGTAAGTTCTTTTCGGACACATTTGATGCCGCTTTTCGATTCTTCGGATCTATTGGTTTGGGGATAATTGCATCGCTTCCTTTCGTTTTTCCAATATTGGTTAATGAGCGCTATGAAGAGGCTTATGTATATATCCCGGTGATGATCCTCGGAGCTTTGTTTAACTCTATAGTTGGACTTTATGGTGCCGTATATGTTGCTAAGAAAATGACGGGGAAGGTCGCTACTACATCGATTATGGCTGCAGCAATAAGCATCAGCATAAACCTGTTGTTTATAAACTTTATCGGTTTATTTTCGGCTGCTGTGGCCAATGCCGTAGCATTTCTTTCTATGGCTATCTACCGTCATTATGATCTAAAAAAGTATGTAACGATCAGTTATCGCAAGTCACTAATATTTAAACTGGCCTTTCTTTACAGTACAGTTATTGTTAGTTATTACTTAGACTATTTTTACCTGAATATTGCAACAATAGCATCGGTTATTATTATTGCATATATCCTCAATAGGGGGGCAGTGGGATTCTTGAAAACTCGACTTTCTTCAAGATTCAGGTCAAGCACAAACATGTGATGGGTTTAGTTGGTTTTCAGCTGTCTGCATACCACTTAGATTCGAGTGGTCGTTGCCCGACTTGGCTCAATCCGCTGTGAGAAATTGCATATTGACACGTAGACCAGTGTCTTTGTGTGCTGGGAAAATTAGCGGCTCTTCGCGTTTCGGAGTGCGTAGCTGACCGCGGGGTGGGGTTCGGGGTGGCACAACATGTAGCCTGACTTAGGCCATTTCCATGTGGTGCAGATCATATTGACGTCTGGGCCTGGGCGTATGCCTGGCGTGAGGGTCGTTTCGTCTGACTAAGTGGGTGGTGGTGGGGGTGGTTGTACCCGACTTTTATCAAATTAGTGCGGAAGTCAGTCGCCCTGGATCCCGGCGATCAGTTCGGCAATGTCCGTCGGCACCGGTGACGCCGCGTGGATCGTCTGCCCCGCGACCTGCACCTCCTGACTTAGGCCATTTTGGTGTGGTGTAGATCATATTGACGTCTGGACCTGCTGATTCAGGTGGCACGAGGGCCGGTTTGTCTGACTAAGAGGGTGCCTGTGGGGGTGGCAGTAAGCTGTGAACCATGCCACCGAAGATCCGGACCGTCCCCACCGCGTCCGGTGCTACCGCCGTGCAGGTCATCTGGCGGTACACCAACCGGAAACCGGTTCTCGATCACCTCGGCTCCGCACACACCGAGGAAGAACTCGCCCTGCTGATCGCACAGGCACAACGACTGATCGACGGCGACCAACTCGGCCTTGACCTGGGCATAGACAATGAGGTCACGATGCCGGCGGGTACCGGGGCACACGATAATCCCGTCCCGATCACCAGCGAAAAAGCCGGCCACCTCATCAACGCGATCCGCGGCGCCTACCAGCAACTGACACTCGATCACGCCACCGATGATGATGCAGTGTTCTTCGACCTGGTGGCCGCCCGGCTGATTCACCCCGGTTCGAAGTTCGAGTCCATCGAAACCCTCGCCGAAGTCGGTAGATCATCAGCGTCCTACCGCACCATCCAACGACGCCTTCCCCTCTACGCCACCACGCCCTTCCGGGATAAGGTCACCCACGCCCTGGCCACCTACGCCGCCATCGGCCCCGGCGTGATGGTTCTTTTCGATGTCACCACCTTGTATTTTGAAACAGATAAGGAGGATGAACTGCGGAAACCCGGTTTCTCTAAG
This sequence is a window from Corynebacterium comes. Protein-coding genes within it:
- a CDS encoding lipopolysaccharide biosynthesis protein — its product is MTAKSGHAKATLVKNTVILAVGKFSSQLITFLMLPLYTAFLSPSEYGIVDVVITYVALLAPAITIQMEMAVFRFLIEARENEIEKTRIISNSLQIVLAMLLLFFPGAIVVQSFVNVPYIWIILGIIAMAVFSGLCLQIARGLGKNFNYAIASIVIGVMTAVSNFVLIVYLEMGASGLLLSMLLAYSVSTVYLVLSLRLYRYVSFGVSDKGLRKKLLKYAAPLVPNSIAWWVINAADRTIILLVLGLAANGIYAIASKFPLIYTAVFAVFGLSWTESASVHINDKDRGKFFSDTFDAAFRFFGSIGLGIIASLPFVFPILVNERYEEAYVYIPVMILGALFNSIVGLYGAVYVAKKMTGKVATTSIMAAAISISINLLFINFIGLFSAAVANAVAFLSMAIYRHYDLKKYVTISYRKSLIFKLAFLYSTVIVSYYLDYFYLNIATIASVIIIAYILNRGAVGFLKTRLSSRFRSSTNM
- a CDS encoding glycoside hydrolase family 15 protein, with translation MSTPTHTPLEKYALLSDMRTAALVSEEGSIDWLCVPRFDSQAVFTALLGTKEHGHWLIDAPGGHVSVRCYLGDSFVLETTWTTPTGTATVTDFMPIDTDTRQYQHTDLVRLVRCVEGEVDIRTVLRLRFDYGRATPFYRYRVFDAENNISELLSVAGPDSVHLLGPYLTLNEDTNSHLGEFTLREGEQLEWVLSWFPSHLEVPASPDYSRAREITQRTWENWAAGSTYNGDYPKAVRRSLLVLKALTDSQTGGIVAAPTTSLPEEFGGERNWDYRYVWLRDSAWTIEVLVESGFTARANNWRHWLLRAIAGDSKQLRIMYGLGGERHLPEFELDHLPGYEGSRPVRIGNGAAEQYQADVVGEVMIAMETLRIAGIDDDEFSWDLQKSILAFQEHMFDVKDHGIWEMRSEPAYFTHGRAMMWAAFDRGVKAVENHGLAGPVERWRELRDALREEILTHGWNEDLQSFTQTYGSTTVDASLLQLAQIGFLPYTDPRVLATVQRIEEELLDAHGFLHRYPAGTGVDGIAGREYPFLLCSFWLIEQYAHSGRLDEARAMMEKVLAVSSDLGLLAEEYSPEHQRLAGNFPQAFSHLGLIRAAAAISHPETTIDPEASR
- a CDS encoding phosphatase PAP2 family protein; this translates as MKTSRLWVPALVAALVLPDAPAADAGPFGVPQLQVAGSSLGSAPVLHDGAPLPVPFTPDYLVGYVSDVSSHGLITYYDVTSQFASLRGNEELMARNLEFTLAANNSATPELIARAQQDSAADSEGLLFAFSDALGDELGGAMREALAENRLPKTEFLLGNGYSARAGGLASSLVFDKMLHGYPRPFEVAPGSVVRHDLPGYQFYEAAGESRSFPSGHANQAVWVSTLLGLMLPELGPQILARGADSGYHRVVMGVHFPLDVVGGRMTGTAAAADRWNDPKMRDALQQAAAELRAELEWRTGRPVAELVPAQSAEAAVEQYTGYMTFGLPPVGEAGVPMIVPPAAPDLLLSHHPGLTYGQRAEVLRQTALRSGHALDHPGPAGSWQRLNLAAAWAAEVSVAPDGTVSVES
- a CDS encoding polysaccharide pyruvyl transferase family protein, which gives rise to MGDFIINESIMREMGYLFNENFVIRYGTHNPLLHHFQMIKPNAVNKTCREANFKFLGGTNLLKRNLMRPILDWNVDLVTSALYKGSVALGCGIAGIDNGKTNTYTKRAYDRALSKNYVHSVRDEASKRFLERLGFEACNTGCPTLWGFTDGLNESIPKTKSEHVVFTLTDYAPDLKQDQKLINILNRNYKEVYFWVQGSEDFKYLEQFSGIENVKIINPSLSSYKEILVKGGIDYVGTRLHAGIYAMQHSVRSVILAVDNRARDMDESHHLNVIEREDVDSLPSLLNSSITTSIFVDHELVNSWKGQFKSL
- a CDS encoding NAD-dependent epimerase/dehydratase family protein encodes the protein MKILVTGGAGFIGSNLVKQLQKDGVSNVAVIDDFSTGFRENLHGLDVELFEGSILDRDLLGCAARDTDAIVHLAARPSVPRSIQDPLASHHANATGTLHVLEAARESGAHVTLASSSSVYGANPTLPKSEQLRLMPISPYAVSKLATESYALAYQAVYGLEVLPFRFFNVYGPGQAAGHAYAAVVPAFLDAALNDRALPIHGDGQQTRDFTFVETVTETLSIAARERVNPGDAVNLAFGTRSSLLDVVAIMEDILDSPLERDHLESRAGDVKDSQADNATLQSLFPSVKPVELHEGITKTIDWFRTVR
- the tviB gene encoding Vi polysaccharide biosynthesis UDP-N-acetylglucosamine C-6 dehydrogenase TviB is translated as MSTHRISDAHIAVIGLGYVGLPLAAAFGQHLPVVGYDINESRIEELKRGCDRTLEVSEDELSGATKLELTADPEELRKANVYIVTTPTPIDEHKSPDLGAIRAASRTLAATLSLGDVVIYESTVYPGVTEEVCVPLLEEVSGLKYNKEFFAGYSPERINPGDKVHRVTNIVKVTSGSTPKIAEYVDDLYRIIVSVGTHSAPSIKVAEAAKVIENTQRDVNIALMNELAVIFNKMGIDTQDVLEAAGTKWNFLPFRPGLVGGHCIGVDPYYLTYKAQAVGHHPEIILAGRRLNDSMGQYIASQLVKAMLRKAPKLEGARILVMGLTFKENTPDIRNTRVVDVVRELEDYGLMVEVYDPWADPEEVTREYGITMVDEPVSGAYDAIVVAVAHNEFVDMGPETIRSYGKPVCTLYDLKNVLPKDAAQLRL